CGCGACTGGAGGAGCACGGTCGCAATGAGTTTGGCGTAGAAAAGGGTGTGCAGCCTGTGAGAATCTTCATCGGCCAAATCGCCAATGCTTTGACCTTGGTGAGTTTATTGACCAGGCTTTTAGAGGGACCACGCAAAGAGCGCAGCGTCACGGCATGCTTCACCTGTTGGTGTATAAGGCGCCGTTCTGATGTCACTAACATATTAATCGTAGGTCCTGAttttggccatggctgcatcGTTTGGCATCCAGTCTTGGATCGAGGGTGGCGTCATTTCTGCCGTCATCATTCTTAATATTGTAGTTGGCTTTTTCCAGGAGCTCAAGGCGGCGAAGACCATGAACTCCCTGCGTTCTCTTAGTTCTCCTACTGCCCAAGCAATCCGCAACGGCAACAATGCGACCATTGTCACGGCCGAGATCGTGCCTGGAGATGTGGTCGATCTCAAGACTGGTGACACTATTCCGGCAGACATCCGCCTGGTTGAGGCCATCAACTTCGAGACCGATGAAGCCCTCCTCACTGGCGAGTCCATTCCTGTGCGCAAGGAAACGGCTCCAACTTACCCAGAAGACACAGGTCCGGGTGATCGTCTCAACGTCGCATACAGCTCCTCGACCGTGACCAAGGGCCGAGCTCGGGGTGTCGTTTTTGCCACTGGTCTGTACACCGAGATTGGTCAGATAGCTGCTGCCCTACGGGATAAGGTGTCCCGTCGTCGCCAGCCCAAAAAACGCGAGGATGGTACAACTACCTTTGGTCTCTGGCTTCAGGCTTGGACTTTGACCTTTTCCGATGCTGTTGGACGCTTTCTCGGTGTGAATGTCGGCACCCCACTCCAAAAGAAGCTCTCTAAGCTGGCTTTGTTGCTTCTCGGCACGGCTGTGGTTTGTGCCGTTATCGTACTTGGTGCAAACAAGTTCGACACCAAACAGGAAGTCATCATCTACGCCGTTGCTACCGGCCTTTCCATGATCCCCGCCTCCTTGATTGTGGTGTTGACAATTACCATGGCAGCTGGCACGAAGCGCATGGTTCAGCGTCATGTTATTGTCCGCAACCTTAAGAGCCTCGAGGCACTTGGTGCGGTTTCTAGTACGCGTCTTACACCCATTCACCTTGTCAATCGCTTAACTTGCTAGTAGATATCTGCTCGGACAAAACGGGTACGCTCACCCAAGGTAACATGATCGTTAAGAAGGCATGGGTCCCTGGCCGCGGTACCTATTCGGTTCGTACAACTAGCGAACCTCTGAACCCTACTGTTGGCAAGCTTTGCCTTAAGAACGCCCAGCCAAAAGACATTGACTTTCGTGGTGCCGGTACCGATGGTGAGCCCATCGATGGCCACCAAGTTGTCGGCACAGATCCCACTCTCAGGGAGTATCTCAATGTTGCCTCACTTGCCAATCTCGCCTCTGTGAACCAAGTTAATGGCGAATGGCACGGACGAGGTGATCCTACTGAGATTGCAATCCAGGTATTTTCGTCCCGCTTTAATTGGAACCGACTCCGTCTGTCAACAGGAGATGGTGCTGAGTGGCACCGAAAGGCTGAGTTTCCATTTGACTCAGATGTGAAGAAGATGTCTGTCATTTTTGTGAACATGGCGACACAGAGGCAGTGGCTATTTACTAAAGGTGCCGTGGAGCGAGTTCTCACGTGCTGCTCCAGTTACGCCGTCGGCGATGAAACCAAAACCTTATCTGAAGATGTCAGGGTCGATATTCTCAACAACATGGAAGCCATGGCCCGTCTTGGTCTTCGTGTCCTTGCATTCGCTAGCAAGACAAACATGTGTCATATCAAGGAGAATGAAGCCGAATTCGAGAGGGGAAGCTTTGAAATAGATCTCACGTTTCGTGGCCTAATTGGTCTTTACGACCCTCCCCGTCCTGAATCTGCTCCCTCTGTTCGGATGTGTCATGAGGCCGGAATCAGTGTCCACATGTTAACTGGTGACCACCCAGAAACTGCACGTGCTATAGCTCTCGAGGTAGGCATCTTGCCGTCGAGAATAGACAATGTTGCCACCAACGTTGCCAAGaccatggtcatggccgcGTCTGATTTTGACAAACTAACGGACCAGGAAATTGACAAGCTCCCTCTTCTCCCACTTGTCGTCGCTCGCTGCGCGCCGCAGACTAAGGTTCGCATGATTGAAGCTCTCCACCGTCGAAAGGCGTTTGTCGCCATGACTGGTGACGGAGTCAACGACTCGCCTAGCTTGAAACGTGCTGatgtcggcatcgccatgggACAAGCCGGCTCCGATGTTGCTAAGGAGGCTTCAGACATCGTGCTAACTGATGACAACTTTGCCTCTATCCTCAACGCTGTAGAGGAAGGCCGCCGTATGTTTGACAACATCCAAAAGTTCATCCTGCACGTCTTGGCCGAAAATATTGCCCAGGCTTGCACACTGTTAATTGGTCTCGCATTCAAAGACAGCCGCGGCATCTCAGTATTTCCGTTGGCGCCGGTTGAAATCCTTTGGATCATCATGGTCACCTCTGGCATGCCTGACATGGGACTTGGCTTCGAGATTGCTGCGCCGGATATCATGCAGCGTCCGCCTCAAAATGTGAGTTTTACCCTCCAGTCCTACTAAGGCTCCGTCTGACCATGTCTCAGTTGAAACAAGGTGTCTTCACACCGGAGCTTCTCCTCGACATGGTTGTCTACGGCCTGTGGATGTCCGCACTCTGCCTGGCTTCTTTTGTTTTGGTTCTCTACGGCTTCGGAAACGGTGCTGCAGACATTGGCGACAATTGTAACAACGAATACTCTGCAGACTGTGAGGTCGTCTTCCGCGCTCGGGCCACGACGTTTGCATGTCTCACCTGGTTCGCGCTCTTTCTAGCGTGGGAGATGGTCAACATGCGCCGTTCCTTCTTCCGCATGCAGCCCAAGAGCAAGAAGTACTTTACGCAGTGGACTGTTGACGTCTGGCGCAACAAGTTCCTGTTCTGGGCCATTGTCGCCGGCTTTGTCACTACGTTCCCTCTCATCTATATTCCCAAGCTCAACACAGTCGTCTTCAAGCACGCCGGTATCAGTTGGGAGTGGGGCATTGTCTTCATTGAGGCTGCGCTCTTCTTCTTAGGCATTGAAGGGTGGAAGTGGGTGAAGCGGGTCTACTTCCGCCACCAGGCGAAGGAGGGCGGCAATTTCAAGTCGGACCTCGAGGCACGCGTCTTTAGATACTATTTCGGCGCcggcagcgccagcagcgACGAAGTTATAGGTACCAACGTGGACAACGAAATCACGACATCCGAGAAGAAGATctgcaccagcagcaacggTGTCGGCGAAAGCGAGAAGGGGCAATGACATGAGGCTGGCAAAGAGTCTGTCGATTTCGGGGGTTTGCGAGACGGTGGCATACGGTGGCcgagttggcgatgccacTGAGGTGAGTTGACTCCTGCGGGGATGGAGCGGCCATTTGCAGTATCGGTAATGAGACGTGCAGACCCTCACTACTGCAATGAACCCGCTCATGGATACAGACGTGGGCATTCGCTCGTGGGTATCTTTCGATGTCAAATCTATTAAATACATTGTATTTTAAAAAGGGTGTCCCTACTGAATTACATCTGTTTCCAAAGTTGCGATGATCTCCACAAGCGGGGAGCACCATTTTCCCTCCGAGCCGAGATCGCAACCTATCCTGTCAAGGTAGAATGCATATGCAGAATATTTAATCGGCTCCGTCTCGGATTTGACCCAGACTCATGATTCTTATGGAATCATCCTTTTGTCGAAGTTTGGTCGATAAATGGATAGTACAGATAAGAAGTCGTTAGTGAAGCTTTGCTCCATAACGGAGTTCAGCCTGAGTTGTAGTTGAAACAGACAGTGAGGACAGATGAACGTAGCCGTTTGAATGAGAAAGCCCTCTAGCAAGACGAAAGCTGCGTAAAAACTGCGAGTATCTTGTTTCGCACGCTGTGATCCAGATGAATCTCAAAAACAACCGTTTTATTAGCAGTAGACGAAAAGCCTAACTATAGCCTGTTTGACAGTCCTAGGCTGAAGCATGTGCTAGGAGTTCGCTTTTTTCCCGCCGTGCCTGTGAGGGTGATCAATTTTGATCATGTGCGGCGAATGGCACTGGATCCACTGAACCAGTCCCAAGTAATTGCACCCGCCCCGTGAAGTTGTGTTGCCATTATGGTATGGTGATACCGTATAACACCCAGAAAAAGCCATATGCTGGCTGTAAATCTGGCTTGACAGCAGGTTGACAATCAAAACTCATGTTGAAAAGTGGACGGCGGCAGGAGAAACTGTCTGCGAAGTCAAAAACATAAGATAGCGCCTATCAGGCTTTTATTTATGTTATCTACTCGATCTTGTAGATAAAGCAAGACGACCAGACTTATTCATTTCCTCATCCCACGTATCTTTGTCATACTTATTGATGATGAGCTCCTCAGCTTCTTTCAGTGCCCGACTTCCCCGGAGGTCCTCAAGAGTGCCCCAAGTTGGCTTCCAACAGATCTTGAACTGAATGCGTCCGTCGACACCTTCCCGGATCGCTCCTAAACGTGAGTACTCAAAAACCTGTCTTCCGCTAACCGAGGCGCGCTTCTTCTGAATACGATGTTCGCCAGAGCCAGTAGTTCTTGTTGTATTATACTTTCTTTTCTGATTACTCCGTCGGATCCTCCCAGTGGTCTCTTCATCGTCCGCCACACGTATTGTAGCACCTTCCAAGTCAGCCTCTGGGCTAACAATTCTCGATATCATATCTCCTGAATCCAAGTTGGAGCCTCCGACACCATTTTTTAGGACGGACTGAAGATGTTCGCAAGAGCTTTGCGGGTCAATGCCGGGAACAGCATCGTAGTGCCTTGCATTGATAGGTGATGACCCGGCTGGGGGTGCGAAAGACTCCTTCGCGGAGACAAAGGATCGTCGTAATGAACTGTGGCGAGCGGGGGACGTCCAGGAATAATTCTTCTCCAAAGTAATTCGATCCATTCTCACCATCGTGAAGTTGGCGTTCGCCTGAAGACGATGAACGCGGAGAAGAGCAATGAGGGGAGTCCGGTACGGACGTTCAAGCTCCCTTTATGGACGGAAGGGTAAGAGCACTCTGTCGACAAGAGTAGAAGGGAGGTTGGTTAAGCAAAGGTAAGCCGGGAATGATAAGTTATGGGTAAGATTGAACAAAGGTTTGAGTTCTTGCTAAGCTTCAAGGGCGGGAACGGTCCCTTTTATACTCATCACCCATCTCTAGTCACGGGTCTGGTCTCTTTCAAAACAGCCAGGCTGACTACTCCCTTCCATCAACCCAGAACTCTTCATCCGCGTGAGGGTCCGGTGATGAGATTTCCCAATCCGAGTCACCACTAGCATGTGCGTAAGGTTGTGATAAGTCCGTTTTCGCCCGTTTATATGGGAGGGGACCCGATGGTACAGCGTTACCTGCCTTTCTCTTGCGATCCACTTGTCGTCTTCTCGCAAGCTCTTTTCTGTGTTGCGCCTCGGCAGGGTTTATGTCTATTGGGGCGGTTTCAGCATCTGAAAATGAGGTCTTGTAGACCTCTATGGCTCCGAGAACTCTGTCACCTCCGTGAACGTCTGCTACGTGGGTGATCCAGCCTCCCATTCCCTCGACTTCGACCTTCCTGCCCTCTTGTAGACATGCTGGACATGAGATTGGCTCGTCAAATAGCTCACTATGAGTGTTCAGGTGGCGAGAGAACCCTCTCTGCTTGTATTGTTGGTCGCATAAGAGGCAGAGAACATCCGGTAGAGACTCTAGGTTTGGGGTGTGAACCGCGCCATGGACTCTTCGAACATGGCTACTCCAGGCACAGGGATTTGCCTCAATCACCACATCTCCAAGGTTCATCCGCTTGCACTCGGGGCACAAGAACCGGGCCTTGAAGATATGCATGTGTAGATGGCGAACATGTCTTGTGAGCGCTGACGTGTTAAAGAAGGTTCCACAGCCAAAGAGACATCGCGCGGGTTCCTTCGATTCATTCCTGAAATGAAGAACATCTCCAATCTTGTTCAGTACGCTTGCTCCGCTTATAAAAGCGACAAGACGATCGGCTAGAGCGGAAGTGATATTCGTTTGGAATAAAAGACTAGCCAGCTTAGCGGCATAGGCACTGCTGTTTCCGaacctctttctttttaaatTTTGCACCTCTTGCTTAAGATGTGCCGTTGATTTGTTCATTGCACGTAGCTTATCTGCTTCCTCAAAGTACTTGCGGCGTTTTTCCTGAATTTCTAGTCTCTCTAGGCAGTCAAGAGTATATCTGATTCGCGATGAGActttctttgcttcttgaCTAGATGACCCTTCTTTGGCTGTGATGTATTTCAGCTCCTTGCGAAGCTCTGTTATATCTTTCCTTGATTCAAATTGATCAATTTCCTTTTTAGTTAGACGTGTAGGCGCGTTTGGGTCTCGATTATGCAGGCTATTAGAGATAGCTTCCCAAAGCGCTGTGTCATGCCTTGCTTTATCGCCGAATGCGATATTCGCCAAGTTCGCACGCAGTCTAACTGGCTGATAGCTTCGCTCAAATACCTCGGTGGAATGAGATACTATAAAGTTTCGAAGTGCCGGTTGAAGACATCCTAGGGATAAACGGTTAGAGGCAAGAAGGTACTCCAATTCAGAGGCTGCTTACCATCCAATCTACCCACCGCGCCAACACGAACTGAGTAGGGACGGAGGCTAGATCGAGATCCCAATACCATTCGCACCTCGTTCCAAAGATTAATAAATTTATGGTAATTCATTGGCATAATATACTTATCATCACTCATAAACTCCTCTTTCCAGCGCAACTCTACAAAGTTAACGCCCTCCTCGAGTGTTTCAGGGTGAAGCACCTCATCACAAGACGTAAACCCAGCCTCAAAGGCGTTATCTCTTATTGCTCTAATTGTGAACATGGTAGTTAAGCATAGAACTAACGTTGGAACCACGGAGAGTGCGTAGCTCAAGCTATATGAGCCGCTTGTtagcttatttattaattataagtgATGGAATAAATTATTGGGATCATTTACCTTGAACGTTGTTCTCTCTCGATTCTAAGCCGTCGAAGCTTGTTATGATCAACGGTAGACCAGCATATAGTCCGCGTAACAGATGGGTTAACAGGATCTCTAACCCACGCGAGCTTTACATGATTATACTTCTTCAGTTCTAACGCTCCTGGCCGCCAACCTCCTAGACCCATTTCAACAACATACATAGTGAAAGAGAGTCTATCGTCAGGTGAACACCTAACATCATTTGCTCTATTCCACAAAGTGGAAAGAATAGTTAAAATATCGTCTGTAGTCGCGCCATCTTTTTGAAAAGTCTGCCCCAAGTTTAATCCGACTTCTGTGCCGAACTCAGGGATCCACTATAGTTAATTAGGGATTAGAGAAGTCTGTTGATAAGGAGAGGGGCCAAGGACTCACACGAGCTATCTCATAAGTAGGACCGCAAGTCGATGAAGTCCTCCTAGACGAATACTTCAATGACCAGATTCCGGCATTCTCGCGATCTTGAAGCCTTTTTGGTTTCATAATCCGATCGTCTGCATGATTTACCAGCAAACACCATACATCTTCTATTGTTGACGCGCAATTAATCGTGTGTACTTCCTCATATTCCTCAGGG
The Metarhizium brunneum chromosome 7, complete sequence genome window above contains:
- the ENA2 gene encoding Sodium transport ATPase 2, with the translated sequence MSAPAHALEIEQIVKELKADVEVGLSDEEAQARLEEHGRNEFGVEKGVQPVRIFIGQIANALTLVLILAMAASFGIQSWIEGGVISAVIILNIVVGFFQELKAAKTMNSLRSLSSPTAQAIRNGNNATIVTAEIVPGDVVDLKTGDTIPADIRLVEAINFETDEALLTGESIPVRKETAPTYPEDTGPGDRLNVAYSSSTVTKGRARGVVFATGLYTEIGQIAAALRDKVSRRRQPKKREDGTTTFGLWLQAWTLTFSDAVGRFLGVNVGTPLQKKLSKLALLLLGTAVVCAVIVLGANKFDTKQEVIIYAVATGLSMIPASLIVVLTITMAAGTKRMVQRHVIVRNLKSLEALGAVSNICSDKTGTLTQGNMIVKKAWVPGRGTYSVRTTSEPLNPTVGKLCLKNAQPKDIDFRGAGTDGEPIDGHQVVGTDPTLREYLNVASLANLASVNQVNGEWHGRGDPTEIAIQVFSSRFNWNRLRLSTGDGAEWHRKAEFPFDSDVKKMSVIFVNMATQRQWLFTKGAVERVLTCCSSYAVGDETKTLSEDVRVDILNNMEAMARLGLRVLAFASKTNMCHIKENEAEFERGSFEIDLTFRGLIGLYDPPRPESAPSVRMCHEAGISVHMLTGDHPETARAIALEVGILPSRIDNVATNVAKTMVMAASDFDKLTDQEIDKLPLLPLVVARCAPQTKVRMIEALHRRKAFVAMTGDGVNDSPSLKRADVGIAMGQAGSDVAKEASDIVLTDDNFASILNAVEEGRRMFDNIQKFILHVLAENIAQACTLLIGLAFKDSRGISVFPLAPVEILWIIMVTSGMPDMGLGFEIAAPDIMQRPPQNLKQGVFTPELLLDMVVYGLWMSALCLASFVLVLYGFGNGAADIGDNCNNEYSADCEVVFRARATTFACLTWFALFLAWEMVNMRRSFFRMQPKSKKYFTQWTVDVWRNKFLFWAIVAGFVTTFPLIYIPKLNTVVFKHAGISWEWGIVFIEAALFFLGIEGWKWVKRVYFRHQAKEGGNFKSDLEARVFRYYFGAGSASSDEVIGTNVDNEITTSEKKICTSSNGVGESEKGQ